The following proteins come from a genomic window of Lytechinus pictus isolate F3 Inbred chromosome 1, Lp3.0, whole genome shotgun sequence:
- the LOC135155472 gene encoding uncharacterized protein LOC135155472 — protein MVAQIDSPLIMVAQIDSPLIMVDQIDIPLIMVDQIDSPLIMVDQIDSPLIMVDQIDSPLIMVDQIDSPLIMVAQIDSPLIMVDQIDSPLIMVDQIDSPLIMVDQIDSPLIMVAQIDSPLIMVDQIDSPLIMVDQIDIPLIMVAQIDSPLIMVDQIDSPLIMVDQIDSPLIMVDQIDSPLIMVAQIDSPLIMVDQIDIPLIMVDQIDSPLIMVAQIDSPLIMVAQIDSPLIMVDQIDSPLIMVDQIDSPLIMVDQIDSPLIMVAQIDSPLIMVAQIDSPLIMVAQIDSPLIMVDQIDSPLIIVAQIDSPLIMVAQIDSPLIMVAQIDSPLIMVAQIDSPLIMVDQIDSPLIMVAQIDSPLIMVAQIDSPLIMVAQIDSPLIMVALRRLYRIQVVC, from the coding sequence ATGGTTGCCCAGATTGATAGCCCACTGATCATGGTTGCCCAAATTGATAGCCCACTGATCATGGTTGACCAGATTGATATCCCACTGATCATGGTTGACCAGATTGATAGCCCACTGATCATGGTTGACCAGATTGATAGCCCACTGATCATGGTTGACCAGATTGATAGCCCACTGATCATGGTTGACCAGATCGATAGCCCACTGATCATGGTTGCCCAGATTGATAGCCCACTGATCATGGTTGACCAGATTGATAGCCCACTGATCATGGTTGACCAGATTGATAGCCCACTGATCATGGTTGACCAGATTGATAGCCCACTGATCATGGTTGCCCAGATCGATAGCCCACTGATCATGGTTGACCAGATTGATAGCCCACTGATCATGGTTGACCAGATCGATATCCCACTGATCATGGTTGCCCAGATCGATAGCCCACTGATCATGGTTGACCAGATTGATAGCCCACTGATCATGGTTGACCAGATCGATAGCCCACTGATCATGGTTGACCAGATTGATAGCCCACTGATCATGGTTGCCCAGATTGATAGCCCACTGATCATGGTTGACCAGATTGATATCCCACTGATCATGGTTGACCAGATTGATAGCCCACTGATCATGGTTGCCCAGATTGATAGCCCACTGATCATGGTTGCCCAAATTGATAGCCCACTGATCATGGTTGACCAGATTGATAGCCCACTGATCATGGTTGACCAGATTGATAGCCCACTGATCATGGTTGACCAGATTGATAGCCCACTGATCATGGTTGCCCAGATTGATAGCCCACTGATCATGGTTGCCCAGATTGATAGCCCACTGATCATGGTTGCCCAGATTGATAGCCCACTGATCATGGTTGACCAGATTGATAGCCCACTGATCATCGTTGCCCAGATTGATAGCCCACTGATCATGGTTGCCCAGATTGATAGCCCACTGATCATGGTTGCCCAAATTGATAGCCCACTGATCATGGTTGCCCAGATTGATAGCCCACTGATCATGGTTGACCAGATTGATAGCCCACTGATCATGGTTGCCCAGATTGATAGCCCACTGATCATGGTTGCCCAGATTGATAGCCCACTGATCATGGTTGCCCAAATTGATAGCCCACTGATCATGGTTGCCCTACGAAGACTATATAGAATACAGGTAGTATGCTAA